In Desulfonatronovibrio magnus, the sequence TAATGTCGTTGCAGGATATTTACCTGCAAAAGTACGTGGACTTGTTCAGGAATGGGCAGAAATATATCAGCAAGAACTTTTGGATATGTGGTTAACCAAGGATTTTCATAAAATTAATCCTCTAGTGTAAGGGATGCTTAAATGAATTCAGTTTATCTGGTTGAGGCTAAGTATATGGA encodes:
- a CDS encoding DUF4160 domain-containing protein, with product MPEITRFLGIIISMYFDDHEPPHFHVRYNDYRAAISIKELNVVAGYLPAKVRGLVQEWAEIYQQELLDMWLTKDFHKINPLV